Within Massilia endophytica, the genomic segment CATGCGATGCAAGGTGCACACGTAGGGATAGCTGCCGCGCTTCTCCGCGGTGAACTTCCAGCTTGCCTCGGCGGCAATCGCCGGCGAGGCGGGGCCGCCTTTCGCATCCGCCGTGACATTGTGGGGAAACGGATCCTTGTTGCGCCAGATGACCGTGTCCCCAGGCTTCACCTCCAGCGTCTGAGGAATGAACTGCATGCCGTCGATCAGCACGATGTGCACGGCCGGAGCGGCGAGCGCTGCCCCGGCCAGGAGCGTGGCGGCAGCCGCCACTGCCGCTTTCATGCGGAATGTCATGGCGCCTGCCTTACTTGAGCGAGGCTGCGATATGCTTGGCGTGCTCCAGGTGTGCAACGAAGGCCGGGCGCACCTTCACCAGGGTTTCCTTCAGTTCGGCGTTCTTCGCGTTCGGAATGAGCGTCTTGTCCAGCGCATCGATCACGGCCTGGTGGTAGGCCACTTCATGGTCCACATAGGCTTTGTCGAACTCCTTGCCCTTGAGCGTCTTCAGTTTCGCGAGGTTGTCGTTGCCGCCCTGTTTCAGGCTCTTGCTCAGGTCACTCTCGGCTGGGGTCACCTTCAGTTTCGTCACCAATGCGACGGCCTGCTTGTTGACGCCCGAGTGGTCCGTGACCATCTGCTCCGCGAAGGCCTTGACCTGGGCGTTCTTCGTCATCGACTGCGCCAGCTTGCCCGCCTCGATATCGACCGTATTGGCCGCGACGACGATGCCCGCGATCTGTGCATCGTCCGGCGCCGACTGGGCCAGGGCGGTCAGCGAGAAGGCGGCAGCGGCAGCGGCGAGTGCAAGTTTGTTCGTCAGAATATTCATGATGTGCTCCTTGGTCAGGTTGTTGGTACTGCTCCCTAACCTTGGATGTCACGTGCCGCCTTTTCGTTGCAAGAAATTTCGGGCCAGTTCCCGGTCGAGCGCATTGGCGAAGTTCTGCCGGTCCGCCTGGCTGAATGCGGAAGGGCCGCCAGTATCGACGCCGCTGCCACGCAGCTCCTCCATGAACGCGCGCATGGTCAGCTGCTGGGCAATGGTATCCCGCGTGTACCATTCGCCCCGCGGGTTCAGCGGCTTCCCGCCCTTGTCGAGCACCAGTGCGGCAAGAGGGATATCACCCGTCACAACGATATCGCCCGGGCTGACTCGCGCCACGATCTCGGCGTCGGCCGCGTCGGCGCCCGCCGGAACCTGGAGCGCGCGGACGAAGCGCGAGCCCGGCACGCGAATCAACTGGTTAGCCACCAATGTGACATTGATCTGCAGGCGTTCTGCCACCCGGAACAGGATGTCCTTGATGACGGCAGGGCAGGCGTCGGCATCGACCCAGATATGCATTGAGTAAATTGAATGAATAGCAGAAGGCACGATTCTAGCTGCACCCGTCCATGCTCTCGAAATAACGGTGCGGTGCTCTCAGGAATGTGACATTTTACGCATTTTCCATGAGAAAGAATTGCTACGATGCTCAGCTCTGACTCTGTACGAGTTGCACTAATGAGAGCGACCAATGAAATTAAGGCCAACCATCTGGTTCTGCGTCGTACTTTCCCTTACCAGTCCGGCCCACGCATTTGAGCGGTTCGAAGACGTAGCCACCAGAAAGCAGTGGCTGTGCGAGCTTGGGAACATGATGGAGACAACCGCTTGTATGAACAGGGAGCTGCATGAATCGAATGCTCGATTGAACCAGATTTACACAATGCTGACTCAAGCTTTGGAGAAGCCGCGCAGATTGAGAATCGCCCAACGAGCATGGCTTAAATTCCGAGATGCTCAGTGTGCGTTCGATACAGCGGAGATGTCAGAGGGCTCTGCGGCGTCGTACACAATAGATCTGTGCTACGTCAGGGTGACGGAAGGTCGCATCGCGACTCTGGAGAGCATCCTGCCGTGTAATGGATGCGTCCTCTTTAAGAAAAAGTATTACGAACAGCCGTTTCAATGGCCCAAGCGCCCGCGTCTCGCGACACTACCCGTGCTCGACACCCAGGAGACCTCGCAGCCCAACGAGGAACCGTAATCGGTCAGGAGTATGACTTCGTAAAGTGAGTGTCTCTTTCTCGTTCTTTGGCTAGACGGGTGTGAAGAGCATCATCTGCGCGTCGTCCCTGCGGTGGACGTTGTGCAGGCTGGTGAGGGGACCCAGGAGGCTGGCGTTCTCCCAGGCGGGAACGGCGGTGAAGCCGCCAGCCCAGTCCAGCACCGTGTCGGCGGGCATGGGGCGCGCGATGCCGTAGCCTTGCGCCAGGTCGCAGCCCATGCGGATCAGGAGGGCGCCGTGTTCCACCGTCTCCACGCCTTCCGCAATTACGCCGCGGTTGAAGGCGCGCGCCAGACCAATGACGGCGCTTACCAGGTGCAGGTCGTCCGAGTCGTCGAGCATATTGCGCACGAAGCTCTGGTCGATCTTGAGCATGTCGGCGGGCAGGCGCTTGAGGTAGGACATGGATGAATAGCCGGTGCCGAAATCGTCCAGCGCGAAGCGGATGCCGAAGGCCTGGCATTCCTGCATGATGTTGCGCACATGGCTCACGTCGTGCAGGGCAGAGGATTCCAGTATCTCCAGTTCCAGCAGCTGCGGCGGCACTTCCGGGAACTCGTCGAGGATGCCGCGCAGGCGCTGCACGAAATCGGGACGCTGGAAGTGGCGCGCCGCTATATTCACGCTCACCACCCATTCGCGCCCCGCGGCACGCCACTGCGCCACCTGGGTGAGGGCACGCCGCAGTACCCACTCGCCGATATCGGCAATCAGGTCCGTGTGCTCGATGATGGGCAGGAACTCGAGCGGAGGAACGAGCCCGCGTTCGGGGTGATTCCAGCGCAGCAGCGCTTCCATGCCCACGATACGGCCCTGGCGCAGGTTCACCTTGGGCTGGAAGTAGAGGCAGAGCTGCTCCGATTGCAAGGCCTCGCGGATCTCCGTGCGCCGGTTGTGGTGGGTGCGCACTTCCTCGTCCAGATCGGCGTCGAAGAAATGCACGCGGCTGCGGCCCTGCACCTTGGCCTGGTAGAGGGCCTGGTCGGCGTGGCGCAGCAGGTTGTCCGGGCTGGCCGTGGTGCCCGTGTACACGGCCACGCCAGCGCTGGCAGTCAGGTTGATCGTTTGCGTCTGGCACTGGTAGCTGCGCTTTAGCGACAGCATCAGGCGTTCCAGCGTGTGTTCGATCTCGGCGCGGTTGGCCTGTTCGCGCAGCAGCATCACGAATTCGTCGCCGCCCAGCCGCGCCACGTAGTGCCGCGTGCCTGCAAAGTCGTGTAGGCGGCTGGCGACCTGCTTGAGCACCTCGTCGCCCAGCATCTGGCCCCCGCTTTCGTTCACTTCGCGGAAGAGGTCGAGGTCGAAGAGGCAGACCGCCAGAAGCAGGTCTTCTTCGCGCGCGCGGCCGATTTCGTGGTCGAAGCGGGCCTGGAGCGCCGCGCGGTTGGGTAAGCCGGTGAGCACG encodes:
- a CDS encoding cupredoxin domain-containing protein, coding for MTFRMKAAVAAAATLLAGAALAAPAVHIVLIDGMQFIPQTLEVKPGDTVIWRNKDPFPHNVTADAKGGPASPAIAAEASWKFTAEKRGSYPYVCTLHRMMKGTLVVK
- a CDS encoding DUF4142 domain-containing protein, whose translation is MNILTNKLALAAAAAAFSLTALAQSAPDDAQIAGIVVAANTVDIEAGKLAQSMTKNAQVKAFAEQMVTDHSGVNKQAVALVTKLKVTPAESDLSKSLKQGGNDNLAKLKTLKGKEFDKAYVDHEVAYHQAVIDALDKTLIPNAKNAELKETLVKVRPAFVAHLEHAKHIAASLK
- a CDS encoding YaiI/YqxD family protein translates to MHIWVDADACPAVIKDILFRVAERLQINVTLVANQLIRVPGSRFVRALQVPAGADAADAEIVARVSPGDIVVTGDIPLAALVLDKGGKPLNPRGEWYTRDTIAQQLTMRAFMEELRGSGVDTGGPSAFSQADRQNFANALDRELARNFLQRKGGT
- a CDS encoding lysozyme inhibitor LprI family protein, with translation METTACMNRELHESNARLNQIYTMLTQALEKPRRLRIAQRAWLKFRDAQCAFDTAEMSEGSAASYTIDLCYVRVTEGRIATLESILPCNGCVLFKKKYYEQPFQWPKRPRLATLPVLDTQETSQPNEEP
- a CDS encoding EAL domain-containing protein, which gives rise to MPPPTTLTSYWSKMGLCARLFLPLAFLIAGIVGVRYWLLSDAASSQERLRYTMESQHVAQALSRALPPLAAERNDTAIASLLQHAADVNPNIAEVRWQGGESPLRIQRDSAEQEFPAWFARVARLEPLSYSIPMVLPDGTTGTLQLWFSNTLPLNRVWTGLRQQAAITALNIFLIYALLGLLVFAARRVLGRVAAAARAFRGGDYHVRLSLRGSPEIRKLARTFNDMAERVQALVGTLQAEKERIAVTLESIGDAVITTDLTGRIETMNAAAMQLTGCGADEARGMELHTVFTLANNFGQHTLLKSMSAIYAGGPVVKAKNQSLRHRSGERYNVEYTAAPIRRSNGNVEGAVLVFRDVSETRHLMQQMSWQSHHDVLTGLPNRAALQARFDHEIGRAREEDLLLAVCLFDLDLFREVNESGGQMLGDEVLKQVASRLHDFAGTRHYVARLGGDEFVMLLREQANRAEIEHTLERLMLSLKRSYQCQTQTINLTASAGVAVYTGTTASPDNLLRHADQALYQAKVQGRSRVHFFDADLDEEVRTHHNRRTEIREALQSEQLCLYFQPKVNLRQGRIVGMEALLRWNHPERGLVPPLEFLPIIEHTDLIADIGEWVLRRALTQVAQWRAAGREWVVSVNIAARHFQRPDFVQRLRGILDEFPEVPPQLLELEILESSALHDVSHVRNIMQECQAFGIRFALDDFGTGYSSMSYLKRLPADMLKIDQSFVRNMLDDSDDLHLVSAVIGLARAFNRGVIAEGVETVEHGALLIRMGCDLAQGYGIARPMPADTVLDWAGGFTAVPAWENASLLGPLTSLHNVHRRDDAQMMLFTPV